One part of the Granulicella arctica genome encodes these proteins:
- a CDS encoding cell division protein ZapA — MNETLETPQDIQVVPQSINVAIYDQVYHLRGTDPAHIEQLASIVDAKMRAVSAHGNTVDSLRVAVLAALNIADELATLRERYASLAGSAESSQYSMRSRVGTLTGMLDELLEAPETRRAG; from the coding sequence ATGAACGAGACACTCGAAACGCCGCAGGACATACAGGTTGTGCCGCAGTCGATCAACGTGGCCATCTACGACCAGGTGTATCACCTGCGCGGCACCGACCCTGCCCATATCGAACAGCTCGCGTCGATCGTCGATGCGAAGATGCGGGCGGTTTCGGCGCATGGCAACACGGTGGATTCGCTGCGGGTCGCGGTGTTGGCCGCGTTGAATATCGCCGATGAACTGGCCACGCTGCGCGAGCGGTATGCGTCGCTTGCCGGGAGCGCCGAGAGCTCGCAATACTCCATGCGCTCGCGTGTCGGAACGCTGACCGGTATGCTCGACGAGTTGCTCGAAGCGCCTGAGACGCGTCGAGCGGGTTAA
- a CDS encoding ATP-dependent helicase, with protein MNQQQQEGIQAVDGPVLLLAGAGSGKTRVVTHRIAYLIEERGVPADSILAVTFTNKAAKEMAERVDKILGHNSLAKPMLATFHSFCVRVLRRDIEALKVNNVGLTRSFAIYDENDQQAVVKAALKRLAIDDKQLKPRVALGRISWAKNHMIDPQEYFLASTNPMEEKIAHIFEIYRKELFKANALDFDDLLLETVRLLKSSGEVRERYNRRYQYVMIDEYQDTNRPQYELMKLLAGKHHNVCVVGDEDQSIYSWRGADIRNILEFEKDFPEMRTIRLEQNYRSTQIILEGASAVVSNNTQRKGKNLFTTREGGSLIGYYEAPDGENEALFIADRINRYLREAGQQQDQPRCAVLYRTNSQSRLVEEALRRYQIQYHMVGGFSFYDRAEVKDILSYLKLVQNPHDSIALGRTVNSPPRGIGKTTMDTLERMALSTGMSTWDAIGRAIEDKLLPQRALIALEGFRRFITDARAMLGPDFAGKLAEDIAESATESVTDSTDFNPEEFSTEAAAEPDTSFDTSFNFGFDFGPTEEISTIAPENATDNDAAHQIDAASFNPFAPVVLKKSANTTPERAAEIIMASELEKPAFRKPGDAATLPELIKFLNDRSGYIRALEAEATPEAFSRIENLKELANAAQDAQERGETLAEFLDHAALVSDADSYSEDARVTLMTLHAAKGLEFPLVFLTGMEEGLFPHSRTITDPTGLEEERRLCYVGMTRAMDTLVITRARHRRRYGSDMPEASLPSRFLEEIPSQLIEDLGSPAAARPQFSGSAYSTPYPQRNRFGRDNGESGDRHYSYEDEDQTASGSQSSASTKFSTTRVAPGSKSISTTGSMDNIASFFAARGQKVPPSQRPSRPKPDIPEPTGKTGLKQGTRVRHPKYGEGTVFRREGDGDDAKITVQFQQHGVKKLVEKFAQLERL; from the coding sequence ATGAACCAGCAGCAGCAGGAAGGCATCCAGGCCGTCGACGGTCCAGTGCTCCTGCTCGCCGGTGCAGGCTCAGGCAAAACCCGCGTCGTCACCCATCGCATCGCCTACCTCATCGAAGAGCGCGGCGTCCCCGCCGACTCCATCCTCGCCGTCACCTTCACCAACAAGGCCGCGAAAGAGATGGCCGAGCGCGTCGACAAAATCCTCGGCCACAACTCCCTCGCCAAGCCCATGCTCGCAACCTTCCACAGCTTCTGCGTCCGTGTCCTGCGCCGCGACATCGAAGCCCTCAAGGTCAACAACGTCGGCCTCACCCGCAGCTTCGCCATCTACGACGAGAACGATCAGCAAGCCGTCGTCAAAGCCGCACTCAAGCGCCTCGCCATCGACGACAAGCAGCTCAAGCCACGCGTAGCCCTCGGTCGCATCAGTTGGGCGAAGAACCACATGATCGATCCACAGGAGTACTTCCTCGCCTCCACCAATCCCATGGAAGAGAAGATCGCCCACATCTTTGAGATCTATCGCAAGGAGCTCTTCAAAGCCAATGCGCTCGACTTCGACGACCTCCTGCTCGAAACAGTGCGTCTATTAAAGTCCTCCGGCGAAGTGCGCGAACGCTACAACCGTCGCTATCAATACGTCATGATCGACGAGTACCAGGACACCAACCGCCCGCAGTACGAGCTCATGAAGCTCCTCGCCGGCAAGCATCACAACGTCTGCGTCGTCGGAGATGAAGACCAGTCCATCTATAGTTGGCGCGGCGCCGACATCCGCAACATCCTCGAGTTCGAAAAAGATTTCCCCGAGATGCGCACCATCCGCCTCGAGCAGAACTACCGCTCCACGCAGATCATCCTCGAGGGCGCATCCGCAGTCGTCTCCAACAACACGCAGCGCAAGGGCAAGAACCTCTTCACCACACGCGAGGGTGGCTCGCTCATCGGCTACTACGAAGCTCCCGACGGCGAGAACGAAGCCCTCTTCATCGCCGACCGCATCAACCGCTATCTCCGCGAGGCAGGCCAACAGCAGGACCAACCCCGCTGCGCCGTCCTCTACCGCACCAACTCGCAGTCGCGACTCGTCGAAGAAGCCCTCCGCCGCTACCAGATCCAGTACCACATGGTCGGCGGCTTCTCCTTCTACGATCGCGCCGAAGTCAAAGACATCCTCAGCTATCTCAAGCTCGTCCAGAACCCGCACGACTCTATCGCCCTCGGTCGCACCGTCAACTCTCCCCCACGCGGCATCGGCAAAACCACCATGGATACCCTCGAGCGCATGGCCCTCTCCACCGGCATGAGCACCTGGGACGCCATCGGTCGCGCCATCGAAGATAAATTGTTACCGCAACGCGCACTCATTGCGCTCGAAGGCTTCCGCCGCTTCATCACCGATGCCCGCGCCATGCTCGGACCCGACTTCGCCGGCAAGCTCGCAGAAGACATCGCAGAATCTGCAACCGAATCAGTTACAGACTCCACCGACTTCAACCCCGAAGAGTTCTCCACCGAAGCAGCAGCCGAACCCGACACCTCCTTCGACACCAGCTTCAACTTCGGCTTCGACTTCGGCCCCACCGAAGAGATCTCCACCATCGCGCCCGAGAACGCCACCGACAACGACGCCGCCCACCAGATCGACGCCGCCAGCTTCAACCCCTTCGCTCCCGTCGTCCTCAAAAAATCCGCGAACACCACACCCGAACGCGCCGCCGAAATCATCATGGCCTCGGAGCTCGAGAAGCCAGCCTTTAGAAAGCCCGGCGACGCCGCCACCCTCCCCGAGCTCATCAAGTTCCTCAACGACCGCAGCGGCTACATCCGCGCCCTCGAGGCCGAGGCCACACCCGAAGCCTTCTCCCGTATCGAAAACCTCAAAGAACTTGCCAACGCCGCCCAGGACGCCCAGGAGCGCGGCGAAACCCTCGCCGAGTTCCTCGACCACGCCGCCCTCGTCTCCGACGCCGACTCCTACAGCGAAGACGCCCGTGTCACCCTCATGACCCTCCACGCCGCCAAGGGCCTCGAGTTTCCCCTCGTCTTCCTCACCGGCATGGAAGAAGGCCTCTTCCCCCACTCCCGCACCATCACCGACCCCACCGGCCTCGAAGAAGAGCGACGCCTCTGCTACGTCGGCATGACCCGCGCCATGGACACCCTCGTCATCACCCGCGCCCGCCACCGCCGCCGCTACGGCTCCGACATGCCCGAGGCAAGCCTCCCATCCCGCTTCCTCGAAGAGATCCCCTCCCAGCTCATCGAAGACCTCGGCAGCCCCGCCGCTGCCCGCCCCCAGTTCTCCGGCTCCGCCTACTCCACCCCCTACCCCCAGCGAAACCGCTTCGGCCGCGACAACGGAGAATCGGGCGACCGCCACTACAGCTACGAAGATGAGGACCAGACAGCCAGCGGCAGCCAGTCGTCTGCATCCACCAAGTTCTCCACCACCCGCGTCGCTCCCGGCTCAAAGTCCATCTCCACCACTGGCTCCATGGACAACATCGCCAGCTTCTTCGCCGCCCGAGGCCAAAAAGTCCCCCCCAGCCAGCGCCCATCCCGCCCCAAACCCGACATCCCCGAGCCCACCGGCAAGACCGGCCTCAAACAGGGAACCCGCGTCCGCCACCCGAAATACGGAGAGGGCACCGTCTTTCGTCGAGAAGGAGACGGGGACGACGCGAAGATTACAGTACAATTTCAACAGCACGGCGTAAAGAAGCTGGTGGAGAAGTTCGCCCAGTTGGAGCGCCTGTAG
- a CDS encoding amino acid permease: MGAVIGSGIFTVIGTAIAGEKFDTTSILRAPVLDYLIHHSALAGRPGAGPALAVSLILVAIVCGLTGLCYAELASMIPIAGSAYTYTYATLGELVAWIIGWDLILEYAGSNMAVSVGFAAHMVDLLDWFGFHPALRWISPAYLPAGLQDLQGHDLYLPGWHFGFDWPAFLIVMILTVVLIRGIRESAETNNIMVLLKLAAILIFIFTSAHFIKPHYYHPFSPNGWSGILTGGSIIFFTYIGFDSVSTAAEECRNPQRDVPIGIIATLVVCTILYIGVAVVLTGLVPWQSMVDDAAPVVNALKKLSVTPGAHSLHWVRLVVLFGAMMGMISSILVFQLGQSRVWFSMSRDRLLPAVFGRIHKKYRTPAVATWVAGFVVGIPAGLFDIGTLTDLSNIGTLFAFALVSIGVIILRVREPERRRGFCVPFGPIIPALSVIFCILLMMGLPIITWMRFFIWLGLGLLIYFFYSRKRSEFYKAE, encoded by the coding sequence ATCGGCGCCGTCATCGGCTCGGGCATCTTCACCGTCATCGGCACCGCCATCGCCGGGGAGAAGTTCGACACCACCTCCATCCTCCGCGCGCCGGTCCTCGACTATCTCATCCATCACTCCGCCCTCGCCGGACGCCCCGGCGCTGGCCCCGCCCTCGCGGTCTCGCTCATCCTCGTCGCCATCGTCTGCGGCCTCACCGGCCTCTGTTACGCCGAGCTCGCCAGCATGATCCCCATCGCCGGCTCCGCCTACACCTACACCTACGCCACCCTCGGCGAGCTCGTCGCCTGGATCATCGGCTGGGACCTCATCCTCGAGTACGCCGGCAGCAACATGGCCGTCTCCGTCGGCTTCGCCGCCCACATGGTCGACCTCCTCGACTGGTTCGGCTTCCATCCCGCCCTCCGTTGGATCTCCCCCGCATACCTCCCAGCCGGACTACAAGACCTCCAGGGCCATGATCTCTACCTCCCCGGCTGGCACTTCGGCTTCGACTGGCCCGCCTTCCTCATCGTCATGATCCTCACCGTTGTTCTCATTCGCGGCATCCGCGAGTCCGCCGAGACCAACAACATCATGGTGCTGCTCAAACTCGCCGCCATCCTCATCTTTATCTTCACCAGCGCCCACTTCATCAAGCCCCACTACTACCATCCCTTCTCCCCCAACGGCTGGTCCGGCATCCTCACCGGCGGCTCCATCATCTTCTTCACCTACATCGGCTTCGACTCCGTCTCCACCGCCGCCGAAGAGTGCCGCAACCCGCAGCGCGACGTCCCCATCGGCATCATCGCCACCCTCGTCGTCTGCACCATCCTCTACATCGGTGTAGCCGTCGTTCTCACCGGCCTCGTCCCCTGGCAAAGCATGGTCGATGACGCCGCCCCGGTCGTCAACGCTCTCAAGAAGCTCTCAGTCACCCCCGGTGCCCACTCCCTTCACTGGGTCCGCCTGGTCGTCCTCTTCGGCGCCATGATGGGCATGATCTCCTCGATCCTCGTCTTCCAGCTCGGCCAATCCCGCGTCTGGTTCTCCATGTCCCGCGACCGCCTCCTGCCCGCCGTCTTCGGGCGCATCCACAAGAAGTACCGAACCCCCGCCGTCGCCACCTGGGTCGCCGGCTTCGTCGTCGGCATCCCCGCCGGCCTCTTCGACATCGGTACCCTCACCGACCTCTCGAACATCGGCACCCTCTTCGCCTTCGCCCTCGTCTCCATCGGCGTCATCATCCTCCGCGTCCGAGAGCCCGAACGCCGCCGCGGCTTCTGCGTCCCCTTCGGCCCCATCATTCCCGCCCTCTCCGTCATCTTCTGCATTCTCCTCATGATGGGCCTGCCCATCATCACCTGGATGCGCTTCTTCATCTGGCTGGGTCTAGGTCTCCTCATCTACTTCTTCTACAGCCGCAAACGCAGCGAGTTCTACAAGGCCGAATAG
- the add gene encoding adenosine deaminase, producing MARAAKQAPEIDIPTWLRGLPKAELHLHLEGTILPETLVTLSHRNDPTPLTLEAAQQLYLYTDFPSFLMSFKAVTERLHTPADYELITYDMVRTLAYQGVLHAEVYISYGILYRYGRLDIDDVTAAIERGRLRAENEFGTTVLWIIDAVRHFGAEEAAVVFRKAATMRQQYPSIIGIGIGGDEARGPADQFRDLYAEARAAGLRLTAHAGESTGPESIWSAVNLGAERIGHALSAQHDPELLEILAQRQIPLEINVTSNLRTGCCPTLDAHPLKDYFESGLMVTLNSDDPPMFGSNLLEEYLLAYETYGFTLEQMRELAANSIEASFLPPDRKLALLRQVDLYGW from the coding sequence ATGGCACGAGCAGCAAAGCAAGCCCCCGAAATCGACATTCCCACCTGGCTCCGCGGCCTCCCCAAAGCCGAGCTCCATCTGCATCTCGAAGGCACCATCCTCCCCGAGACCCTCGTCACCCTCTCTCATCGCAACGACCCGACGCCCCTCACCCTCGAGGCCGCGCAGCAGCTCTACCTCTACACCGACTTCCCCAGCTTCCTCATGTCCTTCAAAGCCGTCACCGAGCGCCTCCACACCCCCGCCGACTACGAGCTCATCACCTACGACATGGTCCGCACCCTCGCCTACCAGGGCGTCCTCCACGCCGAGGTCTACATCTCCTACGGCATCCTCTACCGCTACGGACGCCTCGACATCGACGACGTCACCGCCGCCATCGAGCGCGGCCGCCTCCGCGCCGAAAACGAGTTCGGCACCACTGTCCTCTGGATCATCGACGCCGTCCGCCACTTCGGAGCCGAAGAGGCCGCCGTCGTCTTCCGCAAAGCCGCCACCATGCGCCAGCAGTACCCCAGCATCATCGGCATCGGCATCGGCGGCGACGAGGCCCGCGGCCCCGCCGACCAGTTCCGCGACCTCTACGCCGAAGCCCGCGCCGCAGGCCTCCGCCTCACCGCTCACGCCGGCGAGTCCACCGGTCCCGAAAGCATCTGGTCCGCCGTCAACCTCGGTGCCGAACGCATCGGCCACGCCCTCAGCGCCCAGCACGACCCCGAACTCCTCGAAATCCTCGCCCAGCGCCAGATCCCCCTCGAGATCAACGTCACCAGCAACCTCCGCACCGGCTGTTGCCCCACCCTCGACGCCCACCCCCTCAAGGACTACTTCGAGTCCGGCCTCATGGTCACCCTCAATTCCGACGACCCACCCATGTTCGGCTCCAACCTCCTCGAAGAGTACCTCCTCGCCTACGAGACCTACGGCTTCACCCTCGAACAGATGCGCGAACTAGCCGCCAACTCCATCGAAGCCAGCTTCCTCCCCCCCGACCGCAAACTAGCCCTCCTCCGCCAGGTAGACCTCTACGGCTGGTAA
- a CDS encoding VWA domain-containing protein, with amino-acid sequence MNDLSCYRRIFWATFAFAIVFSLGAAAVSAQTTPAQSVPTPTVPAAPVTPVPATPTPQSQAPESNEPITTIKVQANEVNLIFTVTDKKGHFITGLKSQSFGLLDDGKPPAAVLRFTQQTNLPLRVGVMMDTSSSIRQRFDFEQQAAVEFFLQVLHRNDRAFIEGFDIQTDVSQNFTNNIDLLNTGIHKLRPGGGTAMFDALYKTCRDQMLTLREEGAVRKALIVVSDGDDNYSRVLESDAIKMCQRAETIVYTISTNVSPSKDKGDDVLKEIAEATGGQAFYPTRIEDVAVGFHNIEEELRSQYSLEYRPADFKTDGAFRTIYLQATDPRYKVRARKGYFAPRPQ; translated from the coding sequence GTGAACGATTTGTCCTGCTACCGACGTATTTTCTGGGCTACTTTTGCCTTCGCCATTGTGTTTAGCCTGGGTGCGGCAGCGGTGTCTGCGCAGACGACTCCTGCGCAGAGTGTGCCTACTCCGACTGTGCCTGCTGCGCCGGTAACACCTGTTCCTGCGACGCCGACGCCGCAGAGTCAGGCTCCGGAGAGCAATGAGCCGATCACGACGATCAAGGTGCAGGCGAACGAAGTGAACCTGATCTTTACGGTGACGGACAAGAAGGGCCACTTCATCACGGGGCTGAAGAGCCAGAGCTTTGGGCTGCTGGACGACGGCAAGCCGCCTGCCGCGGTGTTGCGCTTTACGCAGCAGACGAATCTTCCGCTGCGCGTGGGCGTGATGATGGATACGAGCAGCTCGATTCGGCAACGGTTCGACTTCGAACAGCAGGCGGCGGTCGAATTCTTCCTCCAGGTGCTGCATCGCAACGACCGTGCCTTCATTGAGGGCTTCGATATTCAGACGGATGTGTCGCAGAACTTTACGAACAATATCGACCTGCTGAACACGGGGATTCACAAACTGCGTCCGGGTGGCGGAACGGCGATGTTCGACGCGCTGTACAAGACCTGCCGGGACCAGATGCTGACGCTGCGGGAAGAGGGCGCGGTGCGCAAGGCGCTGATCGTGGTATCGGATGGCGACGATAACTATAGTCGCGTGCTCGAGAGCGATGCGATCAAGATGTGCCAGCGCGCGGAGACGATTGTGTATACGATCAGCACGAACGTGAGCCCGAGCAAGGACAAGGGCGACGACGTGCTGAAGGAGATTGCCGAGGCGACGGGCGGGCAGGCGTTCTATCCGACGCGGATTGAGGATGTGGCGGTCGGCTTCCACAATATTGAAGAGGAGCTGCGCAGCCAGTACTCGCTGGAGTATCGTCCGGCGGACTTCAAGACGGATGGTGCATTCCGAACGATCTATCTCCAGGCGACTGATCCGCGGTATAAGGTGCGGGCTCGCAAGGGATATTTTGCTCCGCGGCCGCAGTAG
- a CDS encoding TlpA disulfide reductase family protein, producing the protein MRYLLVLLVATCLFRDSSSSPLIAQDAASAYKTNPKFISAMAEAKKLEQDRQYIFATDSYKKANKIAGGKDEGCLESLTELQIKIGDYKAAAITAAAAEEIAATPRDKSAAEMSRGVALYRQAGDKGKPDLLHAADDAFKAAQANDAKNASAHYMDGYVLTRLGQMDAAREQFQACVSCLSPKDPSYTRVQHFAADPALSMAKRAPSFTVISLDGSKFTLDEMGGRVVLIDFWATWCGPCNEELPHMKKIAKEFAGQPLVIISVSWDSDETKWKSFIAKNEMNWVQYRDADHGLSKSFGVQAIPHYFTIDSDGVLTAEMLGSGSDVEGKLKKLVAKAKASGATAPPVAGGN; encoded by the coding sequence ATGCGCTATTTGCTCGTCCTTCTTGTCGCAACCTGCCTTTTTCGCGATTCTTCCAGCTCTCCTTTGATAGCGCAGGACGCTGCGTCTGCCTATAAGACCAATCCCAAGTTTATCTCTGCGATGGCGGAGGCGAAGAAGCTGGAACAAGATCGCCAGTACATATTTGCGACCGACAGTTACAAAAAAGCGAATAAGATCGCGGGCGGCAAAGACGAAGGCTGTCTGGAGTCTCTGACGGAGCTCCAGATCAAAATTGGCGACTACAAAGCTGCGGCTATTACTGCGGCCGCGGCGGAGGAGATTGCTGCTACACCCCGCGATAAGTCTGCCGCGGAGATGAGCCGGGGAGTTGCGCTTTATCGTCAGGCGGGCGATAAGGGAAAGCCCGATCTGCTCCATGCTGCCGACGATGCCTTCAAGGCGGCGCAGGCCAATGATGCGAAGAACGCGTCGGCACACTATATGGACGGGTACGTGTTGACTCGTCTCGGCCAGATGGATGCAGCGCGAGAGCAGTTTCAGGCGTGCGTCAGTTGCCTTTCGCCGAAGGACCCCAGCTATACGCGTGTGCAGCACTTTGCGGCAGATCCTGCGCTCTCGATGGCGAAGAGGGCTCCGTCGTTTACGGTGATCTCGCTCGACGGGTCGAAGTTTACCCTGGACGAGATGGGCGGACGTGTGGTGCTGATCGACTTCTGGGCGACATGGTGCGGGCCGTGCAACGAGGAGCTGCCACATATGAAGAAGATTGCCAAGGAGTTCGCGGGGCAGCCGCTGGTGATCATCAGCGTAAGCTGGGATTCGGACGAGACGAAGTGGAAGAGCTTTATCGCGAAGAATGAGATGAACTGGGTGCAGTATCGCGACGCTGACCACGGTCTCAGCAAGAGCTTTGGCGTGCAGGCGATTCCTCACTACTTCACGATCGACTCGGACGGTGTGCTGACCGCGGAGATGCTGGGTTCGGGGTCGGATGTGGAGGGCAAGCTGAAGAAGCTTGTAGCTAAGGCGAAGGCTTCGGGAGCAACAGCTCCTCCGGTGGCTGGGGGAAATTAG
- a CDS encoding RluA family pseudouridine synthase, which translates to MPSKNMLPKGQRHHSVRKEYVATRGIEPEPEPVVPVLDFEDDSETQFEDGVRSFTAAPAAAGLRVDLYLAQAIPDISRARVQLLIEGGQVRVDGATAKAKAKLKGGETIEIEGEPHPEPLHAVPEDIPLDVLFEDQYLAVVNKPAGMMVHAGAGSTDDERNRGTLVNALLFHFGKLSDVGGELRPGIVHRLDKQTSGAIVVAKDDSTHRKLGDMFSRRMMHKTYLALAHGRIAKENTTVTLPIARDVIRRTRMTTRRADGRTAVSHVQVLERLVTPFGEFTLVEVRIETGRTHQIRVHLQSMGHPVVGDTLYGAPRHIGPAEGGLELERNFLHAARLSFTHPKTGKALEMEASLPEELVKFLAALRAGPSSVE; encoded by the coding sequence ATGCCGTCTAAGAACATGCTGCCGAAGGGGCAGCGCCACCACTCGGTGCGCAAGGAGTATGTGGCTACGCGTGGGATAGAGCCGGAGCCAGAGCCGGTGGTGCCGGTGCTGGACTTTGAGGACGATAGCGAGACGCAGTTTGAGGATGGGGTGCGAAGCTTTACAGCGGCTCCAGCGGCTGCGGGGTTGCGCGTGGATCTGTATCTGGCGCAGGCGATTCCGGATATCAGCAGGGCGCGGGTGCAGTTGCTGATTGAGGGCGGCCAGGTGCGCGTGGATGGCGCGACGGCGAAGGCCAAGGCGAAGCTGAAGGGCGGCGAGACGATCGAGATTGAAGGCGAGCCGCATCCGGAGCCGCTGCATGCGGTGCCGGAGGATATTCCGCTGGATGTTTTGTTTGAGGACCAGTATCTGGCGGTGGTGAACAAACCTGCGGGGATGATGGTCCATGCGGGCGCGGGTTCGACGGACGATGAGCGGAACCGTGGGACGCTGGTGAATGCGCTGCTGTTTCATTTCGGCAAGCTGTCGGATGTGGGCGGCGAGCTGCGTCCGGGGATCGTGCATCGGCTGGACAAGCAGACAAGCGGCGCGATTGTGGTGGCGAAGGACGACAGCACGCACCGCAAGCTGGGCGATATGTTCTCGCGACGGATGATGCACAAGACGTACCTCGCGCTGGCGCATGGGCGCATCGCGAAGGAGAATACGACGGTGACGCTGCCGATTGCGCGCGATGTGATTCGGCGGACGCGGATGACGACGCGGCGAGCGGATGGGCGGACGGCGGTGTCGCATGTACAGGTGCTGGAGCGGCTGGTGACGCCGTTTGGGGAGTTTACGCTGGTCGAGGTGCGGATTGAGACGGGGCGGACGCACCAGATCCGTGTGCATTTGCAGTCGATGGGGCATCCTGTGGTGGGCGATACGCTGTATGGCGCGCCGCGGCATATTGGTCCGGCGGAGGGTGGATTGGAGCTGGAGCGGAACTTTCTGCATGCGGCGCGGCTCTCGTTTACGCATCCGAAGACGGGCAAGGCTCTGGAGATGGAGGCGTCGTTGCCGGAGGAGCTGGTGAAGTTTCTGGCGGCGTTGCGGGCGGGGCCGTCTTCTGTTGAGTAG
- a CDS encoding prolipoprotein diacylglyceryl transferase family protein has protein sequence MHSSFLHLGSLHVPLYGICAAVGLMGALTLCQVTARLVRLDAMKVWDALWVIALAVFVISRALLVMGSFHSFLTSPMLVLSLPSLNDTGMLLTAVFAMIYLRYKRVPLLGFLDAMAPCAALLWAFLSLGSILEGTKDGMPTHFLFAVGDGAGQGVHPVEFYTLIVGIVLCGVLLRALPRLRHTGFGCALGLVLAGAAIFLLDFLRLPSELFVAAMLDPVQWLGLAMIFVGCALFIAFPEMPTAAARNGSSDSV, from the coding sequence GTGCATTCTTCCTTTCTCCACCTCGGCTCTCTTCACGTTCCTCTCTACGGCATCTGCGCCGCTGTGGGGCTGATGGGGGCGCTGACGCTGTGCCAGGTGACGGCGCGGCTGGTGCGACTGGATGCGATGAAGGTGTGGGATGCGCTGTGGGTGATCGCGCTGGCGGTGTTCGTGATCTCGCGGGCGCTGCTGGTGATGGGGAGCTTCCATAGCTTTCTGACGTCGCCGATGCTGGTGCTGTCGCTACCTTCGTTGAACGATACGGGGATGCTGCTGACGGCGGTGTTTGCGATGATCTATCTTCGTTACAAGAGAGTGCCGCTGTTGGGGTTTCTGGATGCGATGGCTCCGTGTGCGGCGCTGCTGTGGGCGTTTCTGAGTCTGGGGAGCATTCTGGAGGGCACGAAGGATGGGATGCCGACGCACTTCTTGTTCGCCGTGGGCGATGGCGCGGGCCAGGGAGTGCATCCGGTGGAGTTTTATACGCTGATTGTTGGGATCGTGCTGTGCGGTGTGCTGCTGCGGGCGCTGCCTCGGCTGCGTCATACGGGCTTTGGGTGTGCGCTGGGATTGGTGCTGGCGGGGGCGGCGATCTTTCTGTTGGACTTCCTGCGGCTGCCGTCGGAGTTGTTCGTGGCTGCTATGCTCGACCCAGTGCAGTGGCTTGGACTGGCGATGATTTTTGTAGGGTGCGCGCTGTTTATCGCGTTTCCTGAGATGCCGACGGCTGCTGCGCGGAATGGAAGCAGCGATTCGGTGTAA
- a CDS encoding acyltransferase family protein, with protein MTEKNSALHRPISPSGSLLLDIIRASAAVVVVIGHLALPSFYPPGKEALVKAATAAVVVFFLLSGFVIRYVTLRKPVTPAHYYVDRISRIYSVAIPAILLTLLFDLLSHRINPSYYDANWLSNCTHIPFRILANATFLSEIWAKQIFLLSNIPFWSLSFECFYYVLYGLAFYLTGAKRLILFVLVALLAGPSIMALFPLWLGGCLLYSLYQRLRGKRSIVIAMTAVIEIMALSLGLFHRALMPQLNAAQRWIDQAIPYSPLLGRVSIRFYEIGTVAFVLMLFLLLLADLAPVSGKSSIANAIRFTAEGTFPLYLFHFPILVLVFSIVGTSSKSLGLRAAILLGVATFAVLMGHPCNLLKLRMRAWLVTVLRIS; from the coding sequence ATGACCGAAAAAAACAGCGCGCTTCACCGGCCCATCTCGCCATCGGGCTCTTTGTTACTGGATATCATCCGCGCTAGCGCTGCCGTGGTCGTAGTGATTGGCCATCTGGCCCTGCCAAGCTTCTACCCACCGGGCAAAGAAGCTCTGGTCAAAGCAGCAACCGCGGCGGTCGTCGTGTTTTTTCTGCTTTCCGGGTTTGTCATCCGCTATGTCACACTCAGAAAACCCGTCACACCTGCCCACTACTATGTCGATCGAATATCTCGTATCTACTCGGTGGCGATTCCGGCTATTCTCCTGACTCTGCTCTTCGATCTTCTCTCCCACCGGATCAACCCGTCGTATTACGACGCTAACTGGCTATCGAACTGCACCCACATCCCCTTCCGTATCCTGGCCAATGCAACCTTCCTGAGTGAAATCTGGGCTAAACAGATCTTCCTCTTATCGAACATCCCATTCTGGTCGCTCAGCTTTGAGTGTTTCTATTACGTTCTGTACGGCCTCGCCTTCTACCTGACGGGCGCAAAACGACTCATCCTTTTCGTCCTGGTCGCACTGCTTGCCGGACCAAGCATTATGGCGCTCTTCCCGCTCTGGCTGGGAGGATGCCTCTTGTACTCTCTTTACCAGCGTCTTCGCGGCAAGCGCTCGATCGTCATCGCCATGACAGCGGTAATCGAAATCATGGCGCTCTCTCTGGGCCTGTTTCATCGAGCTCTCATGCCACAACTGAATGCAGCCCAGAGATGGATCGATCAAGCAATCCCCTACAGCCCGCTGCTCGGACGCGTATCGATCCGCTTTTACGAAATCGGCACAGTCGCATTCGTCCTCATGCTATTTCTCCTGCTGCTCGCCGACCTCGCACCGGTCTCCGGAAAATCCAGCATCGCAAATGCAATTCGCTTCACTGCCGAAGGCACATTCCCCTTATATCTCTTTCATTTCCCGATCCTCGTGCTCGTATTCTCCATCGTCGGGACGTCCAGTAAGAGCCTCGGCCTACGTGCGGCCATACTCCTGGGCGTGGCAACCTTTGCCGTCCTCATGGGACACCCTTGCAATCTCTTGAAGCTGCGCATGCGCGCCTGGCTCGTTACGGTTCTACGAATCTCCTGA